The following coding sequences are from one Heterodontus francisci isolate sHetFra1 unplaced genomic scaffold, sHetFra1.hap1 HAP1_SCAFFOLD_506, whole genome shotgun sequence window:
- the LOC137361311 gene encoding probable G-protein coupled receptor 139 — protein MGKPAILLTKDIYYPLLAPLGVLVNLMAIVILSRQNCGLSKCISVYMVSMATADLLVMIINVMVYRIFSYHFPFSFLSYTPVCRIVIYMTTITFDLSVWFTVSFTFDRFVAVCFQKFKARYCTARTARVVITVFCLLNLFKNIPFLFAFEPQQIINKVQRGCRPSVDFFSSPLGLAWVWFHTAWIVWLPFTLIVSFNCSTIGRILVANRTRRKLRGNRSENRSDSEMDNRRKSIILLFTVSGSFILLWLTVAVTFVATRLPNTNNYRGDLTAPGYIANETGTCLKFLSCIQNPCIYAATQRKFREELKNVLKSLWPHTAGREPRFEQLLTICEGLFSVLFGRELLYFIPATVNERHVVWKETWKWCRIDD, from the exons ATGGGGAAACCAGCTATTCTGCTGACGAAAGACATTTACTACCCACTTCTCGCACCCCTGGGTGTCCTTG TGAATTTGATGGCGATTGTGATTCTCTCCCGACAAAACTGCggcctttccaaatgtatttctgtttatatggtgtccatggcaacagcagatctcctggtcatGATCATCAATGTAATGGTGTATCGTATTTTCAGTTATCACTTTCCATTTTCTTTCCTGTCTTACACTCCAGTGTGTAGGATTGTTATATACATGACAACTATCACctttgatttgtctgtttggttcacagtctccttcacatttgaccgttttGTAGCTGTCTGCTTCCAGAAGTTTAAAGCAAGATATTGCACAGCAAGAACTGCACGGGTGGTTATAACAGTGTTCTGTTTATTGAATTTGTTCAAGAACATTCCCTTTTTATTTGCATTCGAACCTCAGcaaataattaacaaggtgcagcgggGCTGTCGGCCAAGCGTGGATTTTTTTTCCTCACCACTTGGTCTAGCGTGGGTCTGGTTTCACACCGCCTGGATcgtttggcttccttttactttaattgtctcatttaattgttcaaccattggacgtattttagtggccaatagaacccgcaggaaactccggggtaacaggagtgagaatcgcagtgattcagaaatggacaaccgaaggaaatccattattttattgttcactgtttcgggcagttttatactgttgtggttgaCAGTTGCCGTGACTTTTGTGGCGACCAGACTGCCAAACACCAATAATTACCGTGGTGACCTCACAGCCCCTGGATATATCGCCAATGAAACCGGAACTTGCCTTAAATTTTTGAGTTGCATTCAAAACCCATGTATTTATGCAGCGACCCAAagaaaattcagagaagagctgaagaatgtgctgaaatctcTCTGGCCA CACAC AGCAGGTCGTGAGCCCCGTTTTGAACAGCTGCTGACCATTTGCGAAGGTCTGTtctcagtgctgttcggaagggagctcTTGTATTTtatcccagcaacagtgaatgaaagGCATGTGGTTTGGAAGGAAACTTGGAAATGGTGTCGCATTGATGATTAA